In Triplophysa rosa linkage group LG7, Trosa_1v2, whole genome shotgun sequence, the following proteins share a genomic window:
- the LOC130557236 gene encoding uncharacterized protein LOC130557236, protein MIQNKYRRFRPVTTIEQQTCSGVGAFLPHTPLEKRPVSPPIPKRRLGCSVCGSTPVLDVPPPKRKPFGMSKGESQWAQLVRHPCVRVSEQEERFFEQGQREKDHWTFLRTAEAEAQCLKMAIRDDNKALSQINKRILELENEIKNLHRKSQIIENHQNNIPYEMSVSFKDLQLKELLRIIINELDMIAEQQKQTSRDIMSKIQTMERVKLKRNVIVREKEQHSKSLKNINVRIRAAQEAHKDLFRRVRNSVY, encoded by the exons ATGATCCAAAATAAATATAGGCGCTTCAGACCCGTCACCACTATCGAACAGCAGACCTGTTCTG GTGTTGGTGCATTTCTTCCACACACCCCACTTGAGAAACGCCCTGTATCACCACCCATCCCCAAGAGAAGACTTGGGTGCAGCGTGTGTGGATCCACTCCGGTTCTGG ATGTCCCACCACCCAAAAGAAAACCATTCGGGATGTCCAAAGGCGAGAGCCAGTGGGCTCAGTTGGTACGGCACCCAT gTGTCAGGGTGTCAGAGCAGGAAGAACGCTTCTTTGAACAGGGCCAGCGGGAAAAAGATCACTGGACATTTCTTCGGACGGCTGAAGCAGA GGCTCAGTGTTTGAAGATGGCCATTCGGGATGATAACAAAGCTCTCAGTCAAATCAATAAGAGAATCCTAGAGCTGGAAAA TGAAATCAAGAATCTCCACAGAAAATCACAGATAATCGAAAATCATCAGAACAACATCCCGTATGAGATGAGTGTATCCTTTAAG GACCTCCAGCTCAAGGAGCTGCTGAGAATTAT AATAAACGAGTTAGACATGATAGCTGAGCAACAGAAGCAAACCTCGAGGGACATCATGAGTAAGATACAGACAATGGAAAGGGTGAAGCTGAAGAGGAATGTGATTGTCCGCGAGAAGGAACAGCACAGC AAATCACTGAAGAACATCAATGTTAGAATTAGAGCGGCTCAGGAGGCTCACAAGGACCTGTTCAGACGTGTCAGAAACTCAG TGTACTGA
- the LOC130557235 gene encoding protein-glutamine gamma-glutamyltransferase 5-like, producing the protein MDVFKFKSVDLQSAKNQLNHKTNGLSSSTLVLRRGQAFQILVSFDGRAFDPRKDKLVFQVVLGPLSVELPVSGTGLPSSGSGLPASGTGLPSSGSGLPASGTGLPSSGTGLPSSGSGLPVSGTGQPSKTQWSATLEKGVPNPNSPRTISVSVLSTPSASVGVYTLSLRVENRTSVKTHSLGQFTLLCNPWCQGDSVFLSSEELRDEYVRSDIGLLFKGTSSNYVSRPWSFEQYEKGILDICMKLLQLSPQYLTDKRKDLLNRSNPVYIGRVISAMVNSQDDRGVLMGNWSGEYNGGINPSTWSGSADILRKWSESQFRPVKYGQCWVFAAVMCTVMRALGIPTRAVTNFSSAHDTNGNMVIEEYYSELGKKLSLSKDSIWNFHVWVESWMKRPDLGQEYDGWQVLDPTPQEPSAGMYRCGPAALKAILDRKVEAQYDVPFVYAEVNADVRTMIVRDGEVLSSETDTKRVGALICTKRPGSMQMLNITSKYKIETVERKPAPAANAFGETSRVIPKDVVVSLSLLKTPVVGENILFNVTITNNESTHKELKAHVNAQNKEYNSNPTDTFWEAHNDLKLAPNETHTFKHEISSSDYASKELREDYLVNLAVVIEDVETQKRTLASQEFNIISPTLTIQIANENSVVVNTQQVATVTFTSPFAVPVNGELTVMGSGLLEEKVQIRLTLKPGEAMKRPVQFTPKMTGSKMLQASLVLTNLASVLHGFKTINVKQA; encoded by the exons ATGGATG TGTTCAAGTTTAAAAGTGTCGACCTGCAGTCGGCCAAAAACCAGCTCAACCACAAGACCAACGGTCTGAGCTCCAGCACTTTGGTCCTGAGGAGAGGACAGGCCTTTCAGATTCTGGTGAGCTTCGATGGACGGGCATTTGATCCACGCAAGGATAAACTTGTCTTCCAAGTCGTCCTAG GTCCGCTGTCTGTCGAACTGCCTGTTTCTGGGACTGGACTGCCCTCCTCTGGGTCTGGACTGCCCGCCTCTGGGACTGGACTGCCCTCCTCTGGGTCTGGACTGCCCGCCTCTGGGACTGGACTGCCCTCCTCTGGGACTGGACTGCCCTCCTCTGGGTCTGGACTGCCTGTGTCTGGGACCGGACAACCATCTAAGACTCAATGGAGTGCCACTCTGGAGAAGGGTGTCCCCAATCCAAACTCCCCCCGCACAATATCAGTCTCGGTGCTCAGCACACCATCTGCGTCTGTGGGAGTTTACACACTCAGCCTGAGAGTCGAGAACCGCACGAGTGTGAAGACCCACTCGCTCGGTCAGTTCACGCTGCTCTGCAACCCTTGGTGTCAAG GTGATTCTGTGTTTCTGAGCTCTGAGGAGCTGAGAGATGAATATGTAAGGAGTGATATTGGACTGCTGTTTAAAGGTACATCGAGTAACTACGTCTCCAGACCGTGGTCTTTTGAACAG TATGAAAAGGGGATATTGGACATTTGTATGAAACTGCTGCAGTTGAGTCCCCAGTATCTAACCGACAAGAGAAAAGATTTACTGAACCGCAGCAATCCGGTCTACATTGGCAGAGTGATCTCAGCTATG GTGAACTCTCAGGATGATAGGGGTGTGCTAATGGGAAACTGGTCAGGTGAATACAATGGTGGCATTAACCCATCAACATGGTCTGGCAGTGCAGATATCCTCAGGAAATGGTCAGAATCACAATTCAGGCCTGTTAAATATGGCCAGTGCTGGGTGTTTGCAGCAGTCATGTGCACAG TAATGAGGGCACTCGGTATTCCAACTCGTGCGGTCACCAACTTTAGCTCCGCCCACGACACAAATGGAAACATGGTGATTGAGGAATATTACTCAGAGTTGGGGAAAAAGCTATCTCTCAGCAAGGATAGCATCTG GAACTTCCATGTGTGGGTGGAGTCGTGGATGAAGAGGCCTGATCTGGGTCAAGAGTACGATGGTTGGCAGGTTCTCGACCCCACACCACAGGAACCCAGCGCAG GAATGTATAGATGCGGTCCCGCTGCTCTGAAGGCCATTCTTGACAGGAAGGTTGAGGCCCAGTACGATGTACCGTTTGTCTACGCTGAAGTGAATGCTGATGTGCGTACAATGATTGTGCGTGATGGGGAGGTTTTGTCGTCCGAGACTGATACTAAAAGAGTCGGAGCCCTGATCTGCACCAAGCGTCCAGGATCCATGCAAATGTTAAACATCACCTCAAAATATAAAATCGAGACAG ttgaaaGAAAACCTGCCCCCGCTG CAAATGCATTTGGGGAAACATCAAGAGTTA TTCCTAAGGATGTTGTTGTGTCTCTGAGTCTTCTGAAGACCCCTGTAGTCGgagaaaacattttattcaacGTCACAATCACCAACAACGAGAGCACACACAAAGAGCTTAAAGCACACGTCAATGCTCAGAACAAAGAGTACAACAGCAATCCCACCGACACCTTCTGGGAGGCTCATAATGACCTGAAGCTCGCTCCTAACGAAA CTCATACTTTCAAACATGAGATCTCTTCCAGCGATTATGCATCTAAAGAGTTGAGGGAGGATTATCTGGTTAACCTGGCTGTGGTTATAGAGGACGTGGAGACTCAGAAGAGAACGCTGGCTTCTCAAGAGTTTAACATCATCAGCCCTACTCTCACTATACAG ATCGCCAACGAGAACTCTGTCGTAGTTAATACGCAGCAAGTTGCCACGGTGACCTTCACGAGCCCCTTCGCCGTTCCAGTGAATGGAGAGCTTACGGTTATGGGTTCAGGACTCTTGGAAGAGAAAGTTCAAATCAG ACTCACACTGAAGCCTGGAGAGGCCATGAAAAGACCCGTTCAGTTCACTCCAAAGATGACAGGTTCCAAGATGCTCCAGGCTAGTTTAGTGTTGACAAACCTGGCCAGTGTCCTTCATGGGTTCAAGACTATTAATGTTAAACAGGCTTGA
- the LOC130557007 gene encoding protein-glutamine gamma-glutamyltransferase 5-like isoform X1 has translation MDKFRFRNVDLQSTKNQLSHNTSGLSSTTLVLRRGQAFQILVSFNGREFNPRKDKLVFQAVLGPLSFELPVSGPRQPITGSGQPASASGQPASASVQPASASVQPVSGSIQPVSVTGQPSSAQWTATLERGVPNPNSPLTISVVLFSPASASVGVYTLSLRVETHTSVRTHSLGQFTLLCNPWCQGDSVFLSSNELRDEYVRSDIGLLFKGTASNYVSRPWSFEQYEKGILDICMKLLQLSPQYLTDRRRDLLNRSNPVYIGRVISAMVNSQDDRGVLMGNWSGEYNGGINPSTWSGSADILRKWSESQFRPVKYGQCWVFAAVMCTVMRALGIPTRTVTNFNSAHDTNGNMVIEEYYSELGKKLSLSKDSIWNFHVWVESWMKRSDLGQEYDGWQALDSTPQEISAGMYRCGPAALKAILDRKVEAQYDVPFVYAEVNADVRTMIVRDGKVLSSETDTKRVGALICTKRPGSMQMLNITSDYKKETHMFEESSRDNKFKESSRLNMFEESSRDNMFEESPRLTHRFEEAPRVIPKDVVVSLNLLKTPVIGENILFNVTITNNESTHKELKAHVNAQNKEYNSNPTNTFWEAHNDLKLAPNETHTFELEISSSDYASKEVREDYLVNLAVVIEDVETQKRTLASQEFNIISPTLTIQIADENSVMINMQQVATVTFTSPFAIPVNGELTVMGSGLLEEKVQISLTLKPGEAMRRTVQFTPRMTGSKMLQASLVLTNLASVLHGFMTIHVKQT, from the exons ATGGATA AGTTCAGGTTTAGAAATGTCGACCTTCAGTCGACCAAAAACCAGCTCAGTCACAATACCAGCGGTCTGAGCTCCACGACTTTGGTCCTGCGGAGAGGACAGGCCTTTCAGATTCTGGTGAGCTTCAATGGACGTGAATTCAATCCACGCAAGGATAAACTGGTCTTCCAAGCTGTTCTAG GTCCGTTGTCTTTCGAACTGCCTGTCTCTGGTCCCAGACAACCCATCACTGGTTCCGGGCAGCCCGCCTCTGCTTCCGGGCAGCCCGCCTCTGCTTCGGTACAGCCCGCCTCTGCTTCCGTACAGCCCGTCTCTGGTTCCATACAGCCTGTCTCTGTGACTGGACAACCATCTAGTGCTCAATGGACTGCCACTCTGGAGCGGGGCGTACCTAACCCAAACTCACCCCTCACAATATCAGTTGTGCTCTTCAGCCCAGCATCTGCCTCTGTGGGGGTTTACACCCTCAGCCTGAGAGTAGAGACCCACACGAGTGTAAGAACCCACTCGCTTGGTCAATTTACGCTGCTCTGCAACCCCTGGTGTCAAG GTGATTCTGTGTTTCTGAGCTCTAATGAGCTGAGAGATGAATATGTAAGAAGTGATATTGGACTGCTGTTTAAAGGTACAGCGAGTAACTACGTCTCCAGACCGTGGTCTTTTGAACAG TATGAAAAGGGGATATTGGACATTTGTATGAAACTGCTGCAGTTGAGTCCCCAGTATCTCACCGACAGGAGAAGAGATTTGCTGAACCGCAGCAATCCGGTCTACATTGGCAGAGTGATCTCAGCTATG GTGAACTCTCAGGATGATAGGGGTGTGCTAATGGGAAACTGGTCAGGTGAATACAATGGTGGCATTAACCCATCAACATGGTCTGGCAGTGCAGATATCCTCAGGAAATGGTCAGAATCACAATTCAGGCCTGTTAAATATGGCCAGTGCTGGGTGTTTGCAGCAGTCATGTGCACAG TAATGAGGGCACTCGGCATTCCAACTCGTACGGTCACTAACTTTAACTCCGCCCACGACACAAATGGAAATATGGTGATTGAGGAATATTACTCAGAGTTGGGGAAAAAGCTATCTCTCAGCAAGGATAGCATCTG GAACTTTCATGTGTGGGTGGAGTCTTGGATGAAGAGGTCTGATCTGGGTCAAGAGTACGATGGTTGGCAGGCTCTTGACTCCACACCCCAGGAGATCAGCGCAG GAATGTATAGATGCGGTCCAGCTGCTCTGAAGGCCATTCTTGACAGGAAGGTTGAGGCCCAGTACGATGTACCGTTTGTCTACGCTGAAGTGAATGCTGATGTGCGTACAATGATTGTGCGTGATGGGAAGGTTTTGTCATCCGAGACTGATACTAAAAGAGTCGGAGCCCTGATCTGCACCAAGCGTCCAGGATCCATGCAAATGTTAAACATCAcctcagattataaaaaggagACAC ATATGTTTGAGGAATCATCAAGAGACA ATAAGTTTAAGGAATCATCAAGACTCA ATATGTTTGAGGAATCATCAAGAGACA ATATGTTTGAGGAATCACCAAGACTCA CACATAGATTTGAAGAAGCACCAAGAGTCA TTCCCAAGGATGTTGTTGTGTCTCTGAATCTTCTGAAGACCCCTGTAATCGgagaaaacattttattcaacGTCACAATCACCAACAACGAGAGCACACACAAAGAGCTTAAAGCGCACGTCAATGCTCAGAACAAAGAGTACAACAGCAATCCCACAAACACCTTCTGGGAGGCTCATAATGACCTGAAGCTCGCTCCTAACGAAA CTCATACTTTCGAACTCGAGATCTCTTCCAGCGATTATGCATCTAAAGAGGTGAGGGAGGATTATCTGGTTAACCTGGCTGTGGTTATAGAGGACGTGGAGACTCAGAAGAGAACGCTGGCTTCTCAAGAGTTTAACATCATCAGTCCTACTCTCACTATACAG ATCGCAGATGAGAACTCTGTCATGATAAACATGCAGCAAGTTGCCACGGTGACCTTCACGAGTCCCTTTGCCATTCCGGTGAATGGAGAGCTCACGGTCATGGGTTCAGGACTCTTGGAAGAGAAGGTTCAAATCAG TCTCACACTGAAGCCTGGAGAGGCCATGAGAAGAACCGTTCAGTTCACTCCAAGGATGACAGGTTCCAAGATGCTCCAGGCTAGTTTGGTGTTGACAAACCTGGCCAGCGTTCTCCATGGGTTTATGACCATACATGTTAAACAGACTTGA
- the pxmp4 gene encoding peroxisomal membrane protein 4 yields MAASDLLKTVLYTVNNLLQQHKYKTALAVVKGFRNGAVYGAKIRAPHALVMTFLFKSGSLREKFRAIAQATYTHSRNLACFVFTYKGLQGIQQQIQGKQLQSHAFLAACVGGWLVFGENNNINSQINMYLLSRILFALSRLAVEKGYIPQPKRDPFPLFATLVWGIVLWLFEYHPHTLQPSLQSSMNYLYHDSNTWHDISDFLIYNKPKTN; encoded by the exons acaaatataaaactgcACTGGCTGTTGTTAAAGGCTTCAGGAATGGAGCTGT ATATGGTGCTAAAATTCGTGCTCCTCATGCCCTTGTCATGACGTTTCTCTTCAAAAGCGGAAG TCTGAGAGAGAAGTTTAGAGCGATAGCTCAGGCCACTTACACCCACTCCAGGAACTTGGCCTGCTTTGTGTTCACGTATAAAGGTCTGCAGGGAATTCAGCAGCAAATACAGGGGAAGCAGCTCCAGTCTCACGCCTTCCTCGCTGCGTGCGTCGGAGGCTGGCTTGTGTTTGGAGaaaataacaacataaacagCCAG ATAAACATGTACCTGCTCTCCAGAATCCTCTTTGCTTTGTCTCGGTTGGCTGTGGAAAAGGGCTACATCCCCCAACCCAAGAGAGATCCCTTCCCACTGTTTGCCACACTGGTGTGGGGTATTGTGCTCTGGCTGTTTGAGTATCACCCTCATACACTTCAACCCTCCCTTCAGTCGTCCATGAATTACCTTTATCACGACAGCAACACATGGCATGATATTTCAGACTTTCTCATTTATAACAAACCCAAAACCAACTGA
- the LOC130557007 gene encoding protein-glutamine gamma-glutamyltransferase 5-like isoform X2 has translation MDKFRFRNVDLQSTKNQLSHNTSGLSSTTLVLRRGQAFQILVSFNGREFNPRKDKLVFQAVLGPLSFELPVSGPRQPITGSGQPASASGQPASASVQPASASVQPVSGSIQPVSVTGQPSSAQWTATLERGVPNPNSPLTISVVLFSPASASVGVYTLSLRVETHTSVRTHSLGQFTLLCNPWCQGDSVFLSSNELRDEYVRSDIGLLFKGTASNYVSRPWSFEQYEKGILDICMKLLQLSPQYLTDRRRDLLNRSNPVYIGRVISAMVNSQDDRGVLMGNWSGEYNGGINPSTWSGSADILRKWSESQFRPVKYGQCWVFAAVMCTVMRALGIPTRTVTNFNSAHDTNGNMVIEEYYSELGKKLSLSKDSIWNFHVWVESWMKRSDLGQEYDGWQALDSTPQEISAGMYRCGPAALKAILDRKVEAQYDVPFVYAEVNADVRTMIVRDGKVLSSETDTKRVGALICTKRPGSMQMLNITSDYKKETHMFEESSRDNMFEESPRLTHRFEEAPRVIPKDVVVSLNLLKTPVIGENILFNVTITNNESTHKELKAHVNAQNKEYNSNPTNTFWEAHNDLKLAPNETHTFELEISSSDYASKEVREDYLVNLAVVIEDVETQKRTLASQEFNIISPTLTIQIADENSVMINMQQVATVTFTSPFAIPVNGELTVMGSGLLEEKVQISLTLKPGEAMRRTVQFTPRMTGSKMLQASLVLTNLASVLHGFMTIHVKQT, from the exons ATGGATA AGTTCAGGTTTAGAAATGTCGACCTTCAGTCGACCAAAAACCAGCTCAGTCACAATACCAGCGGTCTGAGCTCCACGACTTTGGTCCTGCGGAGAGGACAGGCCTTTCAGATTCTGGTGAGCTTCAATGGACGTGAATTCAATCCACGCAAGGATAAACTGGTCTTCCAAGCTGTTCTAG GTCCGTTGTCTTTCGAACTGCCTGTCTCTGGTCCCAGACAACCCATCACTGGTTCCGGGCAGCCCGCCTCTGCTTCCGGGCAGCCCGCCTCTGCTTCGGTACAGCCCGCCTCTGCTTCCGTACAGCCCGTCTCTGGTTCCATACAGCCTGTCTCTGTGACTGGACAACCATCTAGTGCTCAATGGACTGCCACTCTGGAGCGGGGCGTACCTAACCCAAACTCACCCCTCACAATATCAGTTGTGCTCTTCAGCCCAGCATCTGCCTCTGTGGGGGTTTACACCCTCAGCCTGAGAGTAGAGACCCACACGAGTGTAAGAACCCACTCGCTTGGTCAATTTACGCTGCTCTGCAACCCCTGGTGTCAAG GTGATTCTGTGTTTCTGAGCTCTAATGAGCTGAGAGATGAATATGTAAGAAGTGATATTGGACTGCTGTTTAAAGGTACAGCGAGTAACTACGTCTCCAGACCGTGGTCTTTTGAACAG TATGAAAAGGGGATATTGGACATTTGTATGAAACTGCTGCAGTTGAGTCCCCAGTATCTCACCGACAGGAGAAGAGATTTGCTGAACCGCAGCAATCCGGTCTACATTGGCAGAGTGATCTCAGCTATG GTGAACTCTCAGGATGATAGGGGTGTGCTAATGGGAAACTGGTCAGGTGAATACAATGGTGGCATTAACCCATCAACATGGTCTGGCAGTGCAGATATCCTCAGGAAATGGTCAGAATCACAATTCAGGCCTGTTAAATATGGCCAGTGCTGGGTGTTTGCAGCAGTCATGTGCACAG TAATGAGGGCACTCGGCATTCCAACTCGTACGGTCACTAACTTTAACTCCGCCCACGACACAAATGGAAATATGGTGATTGAGGAATATTACTCAGAGTTGGGGAAAAAGCTATCTCTCAGCAAGGATAGCATCTG GAACTTTCATGTGTGGGTGGAGTCTTGGATGAAGAGGTCTGATCTGGGTCAAGAGTACGATGGTTGGCAGGCTCTTGACTCCACACCCCAGGAGATCAGCGCAG GAATGTATAGATGCGGTCCAGCTGCTCTGAAGGCCATTCTTGACAGGAAGGTTGAGGCCCAGTACGATGTACCGTTTGTCTACGCTGAAGTGAATGCTGATGTGCGTACAATGATTGTGCGTGATGGGAAGGTTTTGTCATCCGAGACTGATACTAAAAGAGTCGGAGCCCTGATCTGCACCAAGCGTCCAGGATCCATGCAAATGTTAAACATCAcctcagattataaaaaggagACAC ATATGTTTGAGGAATCATCAAGAGACA ATATGTTTGAGGAATCACCAAGACTCA CACATAGATTTGAAGAAGCACCAAGAGTCA TTCCCAAGGATGTTGTTGTGTCTCTGAATCTTCTGAAGACCCCTGTAATCGgagaaaacattttattcaacGTCACAATCACCAACAACGAGAGCACACACAAAGAGCTTAAAGCGCACGTCAATGCTCAGAACAAAGAGTACAACAGCAATCCCACAAACACCTTCTGGGAGGCTCATAATGACCTGAAGCTCGCTCCTAACGAAA CTCATACTTTCGAACTCGAGATCTCTTCCAGCGATTATGCATCTAAAGAGGTGAGGGAGGATTATCTGGTTAACCTGGCTGTGGTTATAGAGGACGTGGAGACTCAGAAGAGAACGCTGGCTTCTCAAGAGTTTAACATCATCAGTCCTACTCTCACTATACAG ATCGCAGATGAGAACTCTGTCATGATAAACATGCAGCAAGTTGCCACGGTGACCTTCACGAGTCCCTTTGCCATTCCGGTGAATGGAGAGCTCACGGTCATGGGTTCAGGACTCTTGGAAGAGAAGGTTCAAATCAG TCTCACACTGAAGCCTGGAGAGGCCATGAGAAGAACCGTTCAGTTCACTCCAAGGATGACAGGTTCCAAGATGCTCCAGGCTAGTTTGGTGTTGACAAACCTGGCCAGCGTTCTCCATGGGTTTATGACCATACATGTTAAACAGACTTGA